Part of the Methylophaga nitratireducenticrescens genome is shown below.
ATAATAAAAACAATCTTTCAACTTGGGGAATCACGCCCGACATGGCGGAAAAATTCTTGAACGCAATCAAATCAACAACTCTCTGTGGGAGCGAAAATCAACCAGTTTGCCAAATTAAATACCAATAACTCTCTAACTGTATAAGGAAATTCTTGTTATGAAAAACTCTCAGCACCCTTTGTTTGCATTAATTATTAGTTTATCTGGCTGTAGCGTTATGCCGCATATCAATTGTGAAAAAGCCCAAAAAGTCAGTGTCGGCATGTCAGAAAAAGAGGTGGTTAGGTTGATGGGGGACCCCTATGTGGTTCAGATAAATATGCAAAACGGAAAGCACGAGAAAGTGTTTGGTTGGCAAGATCAGGAATCAATTGCCGCATCGAAGAATTTGCTACGTGTGAAAGTCTCCACCGATGGACATATCTCAGAAGTTTCAGGTAACTGTGGGGAGTAAACACTTGGCAAATAACGTTCATATTTCGTAAAAAGCACATCATCAGCTGCGAATGACCCCCTGCGAACTAGAAAGTAATTAATTGCAAAAAAAGAGTTATGAAAAAAACAGCAAACTTTTATTTTGATGTAAGGACAAATCATGAAAAAAACTATTCTAAGGCTTACTCTTGCCACCCTTCTTTATAGCCTTGTTACAGGCTGTTACACATCTACTAAATCATCTGCCCAAAAACGGCCGCATCCTTACGCTGACCAGATGACAGCAATCATGAAAATGACCGATTCAACGGAGATGTATTTTCTTGAAGTAGACAGCCCAGGCAACTTGATATCAGAAAAACTCATGTTGGCAACGTTCGAAATGGGCCAGTCAACGGTGGCGATAGACCAGCTTGTTCAATTGCTCTCCACAGATACAGAGCTTTCAGTTGGTATTTTAGGTAAAAGTCAGACACTCAATGTTGCAACGGTAAAAAATGCATTGATAAAAACTGAAGGCAAGCCAGTTGCTGCAACTACTATCGTTTTGGTGGCTAATAAAAAACAGCAAGAAATATTAGGCAATGTGAATCCCCATCAAGACGTTAAATTGGTCTATGTCGATAAGGAATTGCTTCCAGAAGTCTCCTCTTCATGGCACTCAACAGACCACACCGAAGAATATCCCGACAGAGCAACACAACTACAACGGGATGTGCAAAATCAGAGCAATCACGAGATGAGTGATCTCTTGCGTAACACATATCCAAAAACTAGATGAGAACGATTAGTAAACTCTCAATTGAGTATCTATTTGCAATAAATTTAAGGATAAAAAATGCATTTACTAAAAATATTTCTAGTTTTGTTGCATGTTATTAATTCTCTCAAGCATGAGCTGTGCGACTGTTTCCTCTCAACAACAACTAAATTATGAGGGTAATAAAGCATACCTTTCTGGGCATTATCAGGAAGCACTTCGACGTTATGAAAAAACGCTGGAGGCGGCAAATAAAAATAAAGACCAGCAATATATTGCTATTGGAATGTATGGTTTGGGAAGAACAAATATTAAGCTTTGTAGATTGGATGAAGCTGAAAAATGGTTGAAACAATCCATTATTGTTCGTGAAAAGGTGGCTGATAAAAGAATCAAGGGGTCAGCCAACTTGATTTATTGTGAGGCCAACGGCCTCATTAAAACGCTGTTATGTGTCTTGACCACTTTTATCGATAAAGGTATCGTAATACCAAATTCTAATCGATAGGTATTACCGTGACTTTAGTAACTGTTTCACCCAAGTATCAAATTGTTATTCCTAAAGAAATTCGTGAATCCATGGGGATTGTGTCTGGTCAAAAAGTTCAGATAATGTCTTACCAAGGGCGAATTGAGGTGATTCCTCTCAAACCCATGAAGAAAATGAGAGGCTTCCTGAAAGGAATTGAAACTACCGTACACAGGGAAGAAGATCGGATATGAATGTCGTAGATTCGTCGGCTTGGTTGTCGTACTTCGCCAGCGATAGCAATGCCACAGTATTTGCCGAACCAATTGAAAATCAGTCCGAGTTACTGGTTCCAAGCATCACAATCACGGAAGTTTTCAAGAATGTATTGCGTCAGCGTGGAGAAGAAGCTGCCTTGATTGTCACTGCTCATATGGAACAGGGCACGGTAATCCCCCTGGGTTCAGAACTAGCGAAGGATG
Proteins encoded:
- a CDS encoding type II toxin-antitoxin system VapC family toxin; this translates as MNVVDSSAWLSYFASDSNATVFAEPIENQSELLVPSITITEVFKNVLRQRGEEAALIVTAHMEQGTVIPLGSELAKDAAKLGVLHKLPLADSIIFATAQKYSAVIWTQDNDFEGLANVRYISKKNT
- a CDS encoding tetratricopeptide repeat protein, coding for MLLILSSMSCATVSSQQQLNYEGNKAYLSGHYQEALRRYEKTLEAANKNKDQQYIAIGMYGLGRTNIKLCRLDEAEKWLKQSIIVREKVADKRIKGSANLIYCEANGLIKTLLCVLTTFIDKGIVIPNSNR
- a CDS encoding AbrB/MazE/SpoVT family DNA-binding domain-containing protein, giving the protein MTLVTVSPKYQIVIPKEIRESMGIVSGQKVQIMSYQGRIEVIPLKPMKKMRGFLKGIETTVHREEDRI